Proteins from a genomic interval of Staphylococcus debuckii:
- a CDS encoding citrate synthase has translation MAELQKGLEGVIAAETKVSSIIDSQLTYAGYDIDDLAENASFEEIIFLLWNYRLPTQDELDELKRKLYEYATLDDKVYEHFEDYATNNVHPMTALRTSVSYIAHFDENAEGETDEEKLERAIRIQAKMASLVASFQRVREGKEPIKPKEGLSYAANFLYMLRGEVPTDIEEEAFNKALVLHADHELNASAFTARCAVSSLSDMYSGIVAAVGSLKGPLHGGANERVMNMLSEIKSVDDVEPYLDKKFANKEKIMGFGHRVYKDGDPRAKYLKTMSKKITDETGQKHLYDISVKIEDIMKERTGIIANVDFYSATVYHSMNIPHDLFTPIFAVSRTSGWLAHIFEQYRDNRIMRPRAKYIGETNRVYVPIEER, from the coding sequence ATGGCAGAATTGCAAAAAGGTTTAGAAGGGGTAATTGCAGCTGAAACAAAAGTGAGCTCAATTATCGATAGCCAACTGACATATGCCGGTTACGACATCGATGATTTAGCAGAAAACGCATCATTTGAAGAAATTATCTTTTTATTATGGAACTATAGACTTCCTACGCAAGACGAGTTAGATGAATTGAAAAGAAAGTTATACGAGTATGCTACATTAGATGACAAAGTATATGAACACTTTGAAGACTATGCTACTAATAATGTACATCCGATGACAGCATTAAGAACTTCAGTTTCATACATTGCGCATTTTGATGAAAATGCTGAAGGTGAAACTGATGAAGAAAAATTAGAACGCGCTATTAGAATTCAAGCTAAAATGGCTTCGTTAGTAGCTTCTTTCCAACGCGTTCGTGAAGGAAAAGAACCTATTAAACCTAAAGAAGGTTTAAGCTATGCAGCAAACTTCTTGTACATGTTACGTGGGGAAGTGCCTACTGATATCGAAGAAGAAGCATTTAACAAAGCATTGGTATTACACGCTGACCATGAATTGAATGCTTCTGCATTTACAGCACGTTGTGCAGTATCTTCATTATCAGATATGTACTCAGGTATCGTAGCTGCAGTCGGTTCATTGAAAGGGCCTTTACATGGCGGTGCTAATGAACGCGTAATGAATATGCTTTCTGAAATCAAATCAGTTGATGATGTAGAACCATATTTAGACAAAAAATTCGCAAATAAAGAAAAAATTATGGGCTTCGGTCACCGTGTTTATAAAGATGGCGATCCACGTGCGAAATACTTGAAAACAATGAGTAAGAAAATTACAGATGAAACAGGTCAAAAACACTTATATGATATCTCAGTGAAAATTGAAGATATTATGAAAGAACGTACTGGTATTATTGCCAACGTCGATTTCTATAGTGCGACTGTTTATCATAGTATGAATATTCCGCATGATTTATTTACTCCAATATTTGCGGTCAGCCGTACTTCAGGTTGGTTAGCACATATCTTTGAACAATACAGAGATAATCGTATTATGAGACCACGTGCAAAATATATTGGCGAAACTAATCGTGTATATGTTCCAATCGAAGAAAGATAG